The Vanessa tameamea isolate UH-Manoa-2023 chromosome 31, ilVanTame1 primary haplotype, whole genome shotgun sequence genome includes the window gtttgtgttttaaattaaagtaatactcTTAATTATTGACAAAATACACACAAGACATCgaccaattattatattaagattatttctcatttaataatcgttttctttttataaaagtatttaaaaactttgagataattatttagaattttaaataagattgtatttatttacttttctttgttggtaaagtttatttttattagcatcaatttaaccaaaatatagaataattatttcgtaacgctattattataaaacgctgtcaaaagttattgaaaattaaGCTTCAGAATAGTAAGCCCTTTGTAAGAGTATATGCTacaaataagataaaattgtgAAGTAAACACCAATAACTGTAATTAATTCGAGTCTTTGGGGTTTAAGTGAAAACTCGGTATGTAccccaaaaatataaattatttattgcaaattatagttacaattattatacagtTAATAAGGCGGAGCATGTGCTCAACACGAGGCGTCACTGTGAACTATCGTTGTAGGACGCGTGTACGCGTTATATATGATCGCGGCGGCAATTGCTTAAAGGATACCGACACCCGCGGTATCGGGCGGTGTTGGTCGGCGGCGCGATTGATGAGTGCCGCAGTATTTTCCGTTGGCGAGGACAAACGGCACCGCACCGTTGCGGGACGGAACCGACAAAAGGATTTGTCGGCTTGTCGGCATTTGGCAGTGAATCAAACGGTGTTTGAATTTGGCCGACACTAAGAAATCCGGTTTTTCGCTATTTGTAATTAGATGTTTGGCTCCTATTTCAAAAATTCATCCTGTTGTATCctaaaatacttgtaaaaattGTAGTAgtgctttattattttatataataatgtaagttaTGGTATGATTCAAAGAGCAAGAAGCCACAGCAGAAACGATTAAAAATACAACGCTACAAATAACAATATGGCGTCGCAATCGTCAAACTAAAAATGGCGTTGGCGTTCACATTGTGACAAGCACAATACTATATTTGTGTGTGACattgaataatttcaataaattaataaacactcGTTTACCTAATTAAGCGCCACGAAGAGATCGGGGTACATTTGTGAATGTGTTAGTGGTTGGGATTgtgaaagttattaaataaatgtatttatgataattatatggCGTGGCGATGACGCAGTTTCTACCACCAAATCTTCTTGCTCTATTTGCGGCACGGGATCCAATTCCCTATCTGCCGCCAGCGGCAAAACTTCCCCatgaaaagaaacaaaaaggCTACGATGGAGTCGGCGCTTTTCTCCATATTTTCGAGGTTAGTTAAAATGCCGTGCCGATGTGTTAATTATGCCatataatcgatttttaaataattaaatttcgaaaagTACGTTAAATACAAcacaattacttaatattaatagtaagtcTTCTTTTAAGATTCAAAATATTGTGTATGgctacataaatattgtatttatactgATGCTTTTGACTATTTACGACGAGTTTGAATTACATGCTTaagcttatatataattatacatttaatggtTTAAATGCGTGTTTATATGAAAAGTagaatataaaaaggtaaaagttatataaaagaaTGTATTTTTGATACCATAGCACCCGTCTGAAACACCTCCACCTACACGAGTTGAGACAAGAGAAGAAAGACTTGAAAGACGAAGACGGGAGCGTGCTGAGCAGACGGCATACAAATTGGAGCAAGAAATAGCATTATGGGATCCCACAACCAATGCACCGGCCACGGGCGATCCTTTCAAGACATTGTTTGTTGCTAGgatagtaagtatatataaataaattaaaatatttttacccattgtaacaaatttatatGGATTAATCATTTATACTCTATTCCTAACATAAGGGaggaaaagccaaataaacaacatttgacagcaaattgacgcaatatcattgaTTAGAGCTTgattaataatgatattcaCTAAGGATTTGTGGAAAAATTGTGTTttgataatcaaaaaaaaaactgttatcggaatttgtgacataaaattaaagtgaaaatcaGTAAtaaagtgtaacagtgttgtgttataaataaaaatatattaatcgtaaacaCTTTATACTtagattggaataggctattaTGAGAAAACATTTTCAGTCAGGCATTACAAAATCTAACACCCACCAATGTAACACACTTGAGTTTATTCCAACACTCCAATGAGCGGTCTTGGAATAAACTCAAAATCTCTTAATTTGCAaattgttacttttactttttacataaaaatgtgtactcatttataagtaaatataggtccaataagtaaataataacaaatttatttgctTCCAAAGTTTTACTTTGTTAATGTTCTAAAAATCCAATATAACATGTTTAACAATATCAAAAACTAACAACCCATCCCAACTTGCATAGATGTAATTTACTAATGAAGAAaatgttatgatttaaatatgttttagatCCTATAGCACTGTGAAATGATGTAACTTTCTACTGgtgaattttaatcatatagaTCATTAGTTCTGGAGATTACTccctacatacaaataaacaactttcacctctaaataatattactatacaaATTCAAGCTTggttcatacaaaattttatcaagttTGGTCCTgtggtttggccttgaaagagcaacagacagacaaattactttcgcatttataatattagcatatgtaggtaaatagtatttattgctCTTTTATATCTGTTACCTACAGTACAGCAcacctatattttaatttatttgtgaaaaGATATATGTTCAGACACAAGGGATGTACCATTTTAGTTACTAAGGTTGGTAAGCGTTCACAATATTAGAAATATCTGAAAAGTCAGTGATGGTTATTCAGATTAAACCCAGTCATCACTCATATGAAATTCATCTGTTTAACAATTTATCTTCTctagaaatagaaatataaatctttaatagtgtttttttttatttacagaactATGACACATCCGAATCCAAGCTTCGGAGAGAGTTTGAAGGGTACGGAGTAATAAagaaagtatgtatatatttatcaatcattatctctatgtatatttatttattgatatatcataaaatcaaaGTCACTTGGCcactattgaatttaaattgatttgaatttcttaatatatcCTATATCACTATGAAACACTGGAGTGTGTCTCCATCAGTGGTAtctataatgaattataattcagCGCAGTTAACTAGTTTTAGGTTAACAATAACAACCATGACCGATATCCGGCTAGAAGGACCAACTTTTGAAACTGCTCTAATTTGTTCCAGAttcatatgatatataataaagacaATGGCAAACCAAGAGGATATGCTTTCATTGAGTACGAACATGAGAGAGACATGCACTGTAAGTTGATCGGTTAATATTTAACTCGTAAACATAACAAGAGAAGAAATATCGCtggtattttaattcttttcatCTACTAGTTTCCACTCGCGTGTTAGTAGGGGCAGGTGTTATGTCCTTTTGTACCCCTGATCATATATATGGAAATATTCAAATGTTGTCGGTGGAGTAGTCGACTAACGAACTCCCAGTCGCGTTTATCGTTCCTAACGCTAGTTGCGATGTCATTAACTACCAGCCATACTTCTTTGTTGATCCGTATCACTTGATAATGTTCATATTTGTGAGtctttatcataaatatgtcgagtcgtaatatatttagatatttataatgaagAATTCTCCCCGAGCTTGTATGTCTCGTTTTTCTAGATCAGTTCAAACATACAGACAAATACGTTCAATGTATATCAAAAGCTGAACTAACATTGAATTTACTAGtggtaatgaatataaatttatttcaatatttgataatcatcaaattgtatcaaaattaaaataaactttacttgaGTAAGCTttttaagtaaaagtaattttgaacGGTCATATTACAGAATTACAAATCACATCATAACATGTTGAAAAGAACAgctagttacatttttattacaatatacaattaaatctatatatatccagtctgaaagtaaaaaaatactaactccacgctttttttatcatcagtATAAATTTGGGAaagaatcaaatatatatatatatttttttaatttgccaaTTACCACAACAGATACAAGTTTTCTTGTCACTTATGAAATAAGCAAAACtatttcttacttaattatAGCATTCAACTTGCCCATCGATTCCTCAAAAATACAACAATCATTTCATATCATAAATCtcttaaaattgttgtttttttaatactagtTTCCGCTAGCTTAGCTAAAAGTACCCTATGTGCTATTCTAAGCTATATGCCAAATCTCTGTGCCAAAtatcattcagatccgttcagccgttctgcgGTGATTGAGTAaaaacatccatccatccaaactcacacatttataatattagtataggtaaaCATGACCTCATACAGTTTattctgttatatattatttctgtgTACGTTACGTAACGTTAAACAAACACGCTCAGTGGTGGAGTAGCGTTAGATAAACAGTTACAAAATTACAGCAATGGTTTAAGTTATGCCCCCTCCATGCGAACTTTCGATCGCTTTATCTTTCGCTCTGTCTCTATTtattgtatacggttttatataatttttttttgttttttattattgttttaagtcACACGTGatcattattaatagttataaattctcaaagattgttaatttatattaatgtgtctgttattttatacataatatgcaGCGagagcaacttcgttccaaccgttCCAAGTGTCCCACGACagcagttgtttttttttcaccttAATTTGTCGTTAAATTTTGCGCCTCGCTAGTGCCACGTGCTTAGAGGCATCCTCGGCTCAACCCCAAGGCCACTTTGTGAATCAAAAACTGATTAGATATTTCAAAGGGGGCGAAGGGAGATTTTAGTTTTTCCAGTAGTTTGAATTCAGACAGATTTaactatctaaatatattatgacatatttttttatataatacattctataaatttttaacaaagttaGGTTTATATAAACTGCTtggaaggtttttttttgtaaatgtaatattcactgaaatatattttttgttcttttttttttcaaatcaatatatttgatatttttatctttttattaaagTGAAATAGAGATAGGGTACAGTCTACAAAACAAAGTTTAGTTCATTGTAGTATTACTTGTTTAACTAGTGGTACCATTCACTCAGCTACCAGCGGATCTATATTTGTGTGCATTAGCAAAATATTCCCgtcatatgaaatataattacaattatagcGTTACaacttaaagtaattaattaccaATATAACTTAGGTCTggtcaaattaatttgaaagagGTGAAACTTATTTACGTCAGAAACGTTGcagtgaaatttaataataatacattaaataaaaaataaaacaaattattttgtatactcTACTTTTAAAGTGTTATAACTAGTAACGgattataaaataacgttatttttataaaaccctCCGAGCAGTTTGTAACAACGCGCCCACGTACGTAAGTCGGTTGAATAGTATGTACTGTGATTAATAAGTGGCTTTTTCTATTCACACCACAGACCCAGCCGTATTGACACAACACAATGTCGAGATAACCGGCGTTATAGTATAGGTTTGTATGTGGTAAGATTCGATACCAGCATACAAGATATATATACCGGAAATagcttattgatattatatgaatGTTTAACGTAACGAGTAACGATTATAATGTTTAACGAGTAACGATATAACGTTACGAAAATAACCGTTATAAAGGAAATAACgatgctattttttatttgtttcgataagttttttttaaagtgttacAAAGTGTTGGATTATAAAACTTCACACGTAAGATAAGTATGGAAGTTTATTTAGACATTTATTTTCTCAGACAAAGTTAaagtcgtttttatttttttatttggaatattactttttttttttaaatatgcgcAAGGAACGTAAGTAAAGCGCACCAGGTAATGGTAATGTTAACGCCGCGTCGCTTCGctgcgatttaaaaaatatatatatgtaagtaaaatattaagaagtaTATAATTCGGAATACGAAGTGATCGCCGATGGTAGGTATATAGTCATGTCAAATCACGTCTCGGCTCGGTCGGTAGGTATCACAGTAGGTATATGTGTAAATGtcgtgaaattgttttttttttttttgttgacacaatttaaaaaaaaaactttttcgtatttttaaatgttgtcacATAGAACGTTCGATGTTGCtcatttcgtatttaatatCAGCAACGTTGAATGTTAATGGATTTACATGGATTTCTTTTGAACTTtgtctaaattaataataactcgTATTTGTTCAATGTCCATGTAAGTCTATTCATTACTGTTTAGAAATATTCCGCGCGGGCGACGTTTGTTCAAAAAGTAGATACATCCCTCCCTTCCACCTTAAAGACATTCAAAGACGTTTCAGTATTTGAAAAAGGAGCTAATATTCAATATACTAGAATTGTTGACGATTTGAAATGTTTATCCCCCCCACTCGCCTACAGTTGCTAATtccaaaatatgaaatatataaatgtcgCTCGTCCGGAAGCAAGTCGATGGAGTGTTACATGGTTCCGTGCGATGTGTTCCAGCCGCGTACAAGCACGCCGACGGCAAGAAGATCGACGGGAAACGCGTGTTGGTCGACGTGGAGCGAGCGAGGACGGTCAAGGGGTGGCTGCCGCGGCGACTCGGTGAGCAGGAGTGATCTTTGAACATACAGTACTCGGATACGAAGCGGTTCGGTGTGCAATAATATATCGCGCGCAGGCGGCGGGCTGGGCGGCacgcggcgcggcggcgcggaCGTCAACATCAAGCACTCGGGCCGCGAGGACAACGAGCGCGAGCGCGAGCGGTACCGCCTCGAGCAGCGCGAGCGCGACCGCGACGAGCGCCGCGAGCGCGACCGTGAGTGCCACCATTACGCCACCACCTTTGGACGCTGACCTGATCTGTATACACGGGGTGTGGTTGGAATCACATTCCACATCGTCCCGACAGAAACAAGCGtcactttgttttttatttaattatgccGTCATTGCAGGTTCGTCCTATTTCGATTACTCTTAATTGATTTTTGTTAACAGTTCACGACAACCAGCAATCCAGCTTTtgtacaataatactgagtactgttacaGTAACAGAACCTTAACACAAtcaacaaatatacatattaaattgttaaacacGGATTTTACGCGACAAACGCGACAAAACACGGATTTTATAAAAGGCAGTCTGTATTAACTTTGTATGTGTTTTGAAGGCGGTCGGCGTCGCAGTCGGTCTCGTTCCCGGAGACGTTCCGCGTCTCGCTCGCGCAGACGGGAACGGGAGAGGGAGAAGCGAGACGACGATACCGAGAGGTGAGTGCTTTAATATTTGATGTGTTTGAACTGTCGAGACTTGAgattacttgatggtagggctctatgaaagcccgtctgggtaggtactatccactcatcagatattccactgctaatgaacaatatatattgttagtgtaattgcgttccggtttgaagagtgagtgtgtaactacaggcttaagggaaatatcttagttcccacgtTGTCGGCgcattggtgctgtaaggaatggataatatttcttacagcggtgGTGACCTCTGTTATAAAATGAGACGAAAGTAGAATAAAATTGACTGTTCGGTATCCCTAACCGAGTAACAAGTCAATAGTGGCTTAAGCACGAATATTTTAGTACGATGACTGACCTTTTCTCTTAAACGCATGCCTTAATATCAAATTCCATACAGCACCTCCTATTAAACCCCTCAGGAGAagattttcgtaaaatattttcctaGTGTTCATCTCAGTTCCATAAAGAATACCAGTGTATTTCCATTAAACACATACAATAACACGTTGCAACGAATCGCGTCTACCCGCAGACGTCGGCGGCGGTCGCGCTCGCGTTCGGAGCGTCGCCGCGAGCGTCGCGACCGCGACAAGGAGCGCGACAAGGAGCGGGATAAGGACCGCGACAAGGACCGCGACAAGAGGCGGCGGCGGGACAAGGAGCGGAAGGAGCCCAAGGTCAAGCCCGAGGACATCAAGATCAAGGAAGAGCCGCAGGACGGTGAGTTACATTTATATCGTGTCATTTTCTTTGGGGAGAGTTAAGAGTAGAGGAGAGTTAGAGAGAGGCAGCTTATATAAAACAACCGAAATCAGAGCAGAAAGAAAAAACAGACTGGACTCTTCGTTTCTGTTCTGATTAGATAGGTTAGGGGTGATTAATGATGCCCTTGTAGCTTCAGGACACAGTATTAAAATGTAACCTTTTCCCCCTATTAACGAATATGTATTGCAATTCACAGATTATCCAGAGTTCAGCCTGCCGGCCCTCGACGTTCAGATTAAACAGGAACCGAGCGaggatgaaaataaatataatcctgAGGACGCCAACGGAGACGATTATAACTATTAaactacacacacacactcgCACGACTCGTCCGCTAGATTCGACTTCACGTAACTGTGACGCTGGACTATCACCTGTCCGTAACTTCCACTTGAAATCGCTCCAACAgctaaaattcataaatttaatgagacattttttgttttgctaACCGTACTTTACTAGTGTGTAACAGGTCGTTGACATTCGTGTCTGTACCACGTGTGTGGTACGTCTGACTTAACTTAGTTCAAATAGCCGACTTGGATAGACTGAGCTGATTGTTCTATGACACACATTCATAAATTTCCACAGTGACACACACAAACTTTAGATGAAATGCTTTTTGGTGATAGATCTCtttccaatatatatatgtaaatattttataattcggcaatatgttttgatttaacGTAACTTTGTAGAAAGAGACGAAGCGATACTAATCTAGCGTGTTCAATTGAAAGTTAAGTTATCACCGGTTCTGAATGTGGATTCGTCCGATTCTACGAAACTCGGTAGTCACTCCTTTTGTCAGTTATATACGATTGTATCGTGTACATACGCGTCATTTGATCGAATATTACCGCAAACTGGACATGGGAATAGCTCCATATACTAAGCGCGTTAAACGTGTACAGTCAACACAAACATTTCCCTTATTTCCTTGACAAGTTGACACACACAAGTGTTTTACCGACATATTTGTCCaaatatgtcatataaaatgTCGTTTCCaatgtataaacattaatacaatACTGGAGTATAAACTCCAGTTTCCCCCTCCAAGTTTATATTGACGTTTCAAAGAGAATTCACGGTCCGATATAGTATATTTCTTATGTTAGAAGTTATATGAAGAGGCGGAGGGATGTTCAGAAGTCACGGTGAGTATGGGAATCCCCGAGTTTTAGACGATTGAGAAAtagtggattttttttataaacatacgaCTGCACTTATAAATGTTTGTCTCCTTAAtggcatttataaataaagccgTATGTGTTCGAAGCAATAAACACATGTTCGTTATCTTTGATTGTGTTGTATACAATCTggatctttattattatagccgtcattacaaattattacagACAGTCCAGTGTGTTAACATGATACTTAGCTGATGATTATGAGTTCAAACCGGACAAGTATCgatgaattttaatttgcttttgtAATTCGTCTCATGCTCGTAAGGACAATTGCTATTATCGGCTCGGAAATGACTCTTTGGATTCAAAGATATCATACATCTCTGCTCCAATGCTTTTTGGTGGATACTCAAGTTGAAGAGTTTTATCCGAGGCATGCAGGTTACTTCACAATGTTTTGTAACGGATTCAGGGGTGTTTATCTAGGTTTGAATTAAAGCATTATATACTATTCTGTTCTTTCTATAATATAGCTATCCCGTTTTAATGCTATATGTTAAAAAGAGATTGTCTTTTCAATCAAATTAGTTGAAGATTTGTATACAACACAATTGATTCATTTTGTAAGATGAACTTTTagttcttaattttaaaatgtcctGTGTTCTAGATAAGGcgataaagattaataatatataatgcagttttatttattatcctcACCAAcccttattttaataacattttaggagttaaataataatctctttGTCAAAGTTATAGTTATAATGCCAATACCAaatgatacaattaaaaatgcAGGAAATAGtcgattaaaaacttttttaattatggcactaatttaattaaaaatgccaaTTAAGAATGTCGCTCTtctttctatattaataatttcgtgcaggtcgtTCGTGATCTGTATTGATTACAAAGACAAAATTACTAGGTTTTTACTAATGTGACCTATTCTTCacaaatatttctcacagcatCAACGtatggatggtggtgaccactactTGCAAGTCTGCCTACCTTTTCTCAGTAAAAAAACAATCCGATGAGACGGAAATTGATTTCCAAGACAAGAGTGAAACTGCCAGCTTCTAAACTCAAAGTAGGTACggatttcttaaatttttttagacTTGTACTTAAGATGGGGCTgcctaataatattatgtatgtataatgttaaaCAGAGCTAATCTCTAGAAGTtcgaattagaaaaaatatttgtttgagtgagtggtacctactacCTACCCAgaaaggcttgcacaaagccctcccacAAAATATTAATGCAGTACGATTTAAAttactcattattttatttctctcaTTTTATATTCCAGGCAACTGGCACCTCTGCTAACACGATCACAATACCAATACATTTTAACAACCCATCAAAACCTCGCTTCTCACCTCACTCCACTCCACTCCGCTTACAGCCTCTTCAGCTCACTCCATAATATCACGCAACGACCCACATGTAATAGATGTGAGCAGGAATATTTAACGGAGGTGAAAAGGCACGGAGCAGTTAGTTGGTAATAAAGAAcgaatctttaaaaaaaaatgcaattcaaTTGAATGAGAATATGAGCGTTGTGTGTCAGTTAGTATTAGACCTTGCGGAATTACGAATATAGGAAAATAAAACGACACATTATTCGATCACGATATTATTCTTGAAAGCAGAATTCTTGGTACCGCAGCCCGTCGACTCGGTTTTCATCGATGACGTCACAGAGAGACACGAAATCTTCTTTACTTCTGTACTTAAAGAAAACTTTCTCAGACTCCCATTTGGACGCGAACTGTTGGTCCGTGAAAAACGGTTCCTCCGTCTGGATGTCcaacgttttattttgaaatggtAACACTAACCTAGAAAATTATCGACTGAAATAAGTTACAACAATTATTTGGGAATTGAGATAGTCTATGTTTGTCCAGACAACTATAATCTCCTACGTAATGGCGATTTTGTTATAGTTACCTAGTAGCGTGTAGGAACATTCTATGCGGCGCGGTGTCTTCTCTGTTGCTGTACGTGTAGTCGCCGAGGATCGTGTGACCGATCGTCGTGCAGTGCACCCGCAACTGGTGAGTGCGACCTGAACCGGAGACCAGGGAACATCGATGAGAGTCGAGATGTGATAAAATACGACCGAACCGGAAAGAGATCAACGGCTTTTTAgtatattccaaccacaaggGGATCGAATTGATGCGATATAATTGGTTGAGCTTGAatgaattatattcattatggatttgcgaaaagaCGGCGTTTTGAACTTGGAAGAAACTGTTATCCAcactttagaagtaaaattaagtggataaaagtattttagtggaatagtgttggatcataaataaagaaatattaatcaagaaccgtTAGTAGTCTACAATATacctgagctattagcaaatcgcatgaaatacttaaatctatggtttgtttatttttattccttcttctcttggaatagactatacgtaattttaaagacGCGGGCCGTTACTGAGAAAGTTTCTACAGGAAAACTCAATAGCCAGTGTGTTTTGGATCGGCGGCCTTACAGACCACTAGCCTTACAGGCTACTAGAACAACGAGACGTCATGAAATAACAGCACAGCGCTGCGGGACCTGTGATGGGTTTGAGCAGCACCACGCTGGCGGGCTGCCCGCAATAGGCGCCCGACTCCAGCGCCAGCACGCGCGTGTGCGCCGCGCGCGCTGCGCACGGGGGCGGCGCCGCGCGCACCGCGCGCATCCGGTGCGCGCCGTCCGACGACTCATCTACGCCTTGAGGATGAATACAGTATGATGActatggtatatttttatttttttcagatttttgAGATTTGtgatattttgcaaataatcCTATAAACGTATATAACCAATCAGCTCGGTAGAGTTCGATAGGGTTCAACTCGCACTGGTTGGGGGGTCAGTCTTAAATACATGCCACTCGTAGCTTTTATTTTGACGTGATTTTTGTGAGTAAAGTTTTGAAAAGATCTGGTACGACaaagaaaactataaaaaatctacctgccatcataatttttaatgattaagtAAAGTTGGAAATTTCATGTTTTGAACCATATGTAGGTATGATTGTGAATGTGTGTGTGATTGTGAATGTATGCGTGATTTGTGAATGTGTGTGTGATTGtgaataaaactacaaaaaaatattttttccgatCAATGCAAATAACGTTTGATAGCTTACGGTTAATTCGAATATCAAAACTTAAAACGAAGTATTTTAACTGCAACTCCTAGAGATAATGTGGCaacattattttactaaatgacAGTAAGAAGTGATATTTTACTGCTGTTCATTACAGGCCGTAGTATAGATTTTAGGGTAGCCACACACGAAAACGTCACGACGCGACGAACACGTACGAACGTGACGTATCAACAAACATCCATAAATGATAGCTATAGATTTAATCTAATAATGAGTAAAGTATATTCTGATTTGATTCTTAAAACAGCCATACTGTAAATCTGTAACGCGGCCCCGAGGCCAGGATAGCTTTGTCATACATTTACGTCACGACGTCTTACGTTACGGTATCGTGACGTCACAACGCATttattgccaaatttcattaagaTACCGTAAAACAAAGTGAAAAGTCTAAACTTTCACGTTTACTTTGAGAAgtagatatattatttcttcGACCTTGTTCGATTGGGCATTACTCTGTGCTCTGTGTTTGGGGAGAAAAGTGTCACAGGTCTGTTCAGCACAACTTACGCAcattaatacacaaaaaaaaaatgaaatacatactGAAGAAATGAGCCCAAGGCTCTCTtggttttgtattattattataaacagagGGTaccatacttatatttataattttcacacCTATTACTCTTAAGAGAGGAGAGAATACcgaaaaatttattgtaatgtaaagtTTTAATGTACCTCGTATATATTCACGCCTTAGTGGCTCCAACTAGCACTCACCAATTGCGTATTTAATATCCGCCACATCAAACTGAAGGTGCCGTCGTAAGACAGCCATGTAATATTTCCTCGTCAGCCTCTTC containing:
- the LOC113402773 gene encoding U1 small nuclear ribonucleoprotein 70 kDa; the protein is MTQFLPPNLLALFAARDPIPYLPPAAKLPHEKKQKGYDGVGAFLHIFEHPSETPPPTRVETREERLERRRRERAEQTAYKLEQEIALWDPTTNAPATGDPFKTLFVARINYDTSESKLRREFEGYGVIKKIHMIYNKDNGKPRGYAFIEYEHERDMHSAYKHADGKKIDGKRVLVDVERARTVKGWLPRRLGGGLGGTRRGGADVNIKHSGREDNERERERYRLEQRERDRDERRERDRGRRRSRSRSRRRSASRSRRREREREKRDDDTERRRRRSRSRSERRRERRDRDKERDKERDKDRDKDRDKRRRRDKERKEPKVKPEDIKIKEEPQDDYPEFSLPALDVQIKQEPSEDENKYNPEDANGDDYNY
- the LOC113402775 gene encoding RNA pseudouridylate synthase domain-containing protein 1-like, with the protein product MAVTKIHEDDDYVIVNKPFDMFINANDENEKNTVACHIASHDSHLSTSLNPLHFVQRLDYSTSGVLCIAKNKKAAARVGRLFEKRLTRKYYMAVLRRHLQFDVADIKYAIGVDESSDGAHRMRAVRAAPPPCAARAAHTRVLALESGAYCGQPASVVLLKPITGRTHQLRVHCTTIGHTILGDYTYSNREDTAPHRMFLHATRLVLPFQNKTLDIQTEEPFFTDQQFASKWESEKVFFKYRSKEDFVSLCDVIDENRVDGLRYQEFCFQE